The region GCCGGTGCTGCGTCGGGCAGCTTGTACAGGCCCTTGAGAATGCCGGCCTCCGCGTCCTGCGGTAGCGCCGGATGGGGATAGTTCTCGTTGAGCAACGTAATGTAGTAGTACACGTCCTGCTGTTCCGCGTACATCCGGCGCAAGCCATCCTGGATGATGACCGCGAGTTCGTACGAGTAAGTCGGATCGTACGACACGCAGTTGGGTATCACCGATGACAGCACGTGGCTGTGGCCGTCGTCGTGTTGCAGTCCTTCCCCCATCAGCGTGGTACGCCCGGAAGTCGCCCCCAGCAGAAATCCGCGGGTGCGCGCATCGCCGGCTGCCCACGCGAGATCGCCGATACGTTGCAGACCGAACATCGAATAGAAGATGTAGAACGGAATCGTCGGTAATCCGTGATTGGCGTAGGCGGTGCCGGCTGCGATCCAGGATGCGAATGCGCCGGATTCGTTGATTCCTTCCTGCAGGATCTGACCGTCCGTGGCCTCCTTGTAGTAGCTCAACTGGCCGGCATCCTGTGGCGTGTAGAGCTGCCCAACGGGCGAATGAATGCCGATCTGACGAAACATTCCCTCCATCCCGAAGGTGCGGGATTCGTCAGGCACGATAGGGACGATCAGCTTGCCGAGATTCGGATCTTTCAACAGCGTGCCGAGAATTCGCACGAAGGCCATCGTAGTGGACGCCCCTCGATCGCCGCTGTCTTTCAACTGCGTCGCGAAAGCGGCGAGCGGTGGAATCGAAAGTGGCGGGACGTCGGCAAAGCGTGCCGGCACATAGCCACCGAGCGTTGCGCGGCGCTGCGCGAAATAGCGCGCCTCGTCGCTGTCCGGAGCGGGTTTCAGATACGGCATTTCGTCGAGTTGCGCATCGCTGACCGGCAGCGCGAATCGATCGCGAAACGCACGCACGGCCTCGGCACTCATTTTCTTCAACTGATGATTGATGTTCTGGCCTTCTCCTGCCTCGCCCATGCCGAAGCCTTTGACCGTTTTCGCAAGAATGACGGTTGGCCGGCCTCCGGTCGTCATGGCCTGTGCATAGGCCACATGGACTTTTTCCGGATCATGACCGCCGCGCGCAAGCTTCCAGATGTCATCGTCGGACAGGTCGGCCACCATTTCCAGAAGCTCTGGATACTTGCCGAAAAAATGCTCGCGGATGTAAGCGCCGTTCTGCGACTTGAACGTCTGATAGTCGCCGTCCACGCATTCCATCATGCGACGACGCAGCAGGCCGGTGTGGTCTCGTCGCAGCAAAGCGTCCCAGCCGCTTCCCCAGATCACCTTGATGACATTCCAGCCGGCGGCGCGAAATGTGCCCTCGAGTTCCTGAATGACCTTGCCGTTGCCCCGCACCGGACCGTCGAGCCGTTGCAGGTTGCAGTTGACCACGAAGATAAGGTTGTCCAATCGCTCGCGGCCGCCGAGCGAAATCGCTGCCAGCGACTCCGGCTGATCCATTTCTCCGTCGCCCAGGAATGCCCACACCTTGCGGCCTTGATGTTCTTTCAGCCCACGGAATTCCAGGTAACGCATGAAGCGCGCCTGGTAAGCGGCAGTCAGTGGCCCCAGACCCATGGAGACCGTCGGAAATTGCCAGAATTCGGGCATCAGGCGCGGATGCGGATAAGAAGAGAGGCCATCGCGGCCCGCTTCGCGACGGAAGTTGTCGAGTTGAGATTCCGTCACGCGGCCTTCGAGATACGCGCGGCCATAGATACCTGGTGCGGAATGCCCCTGAATGTAGACCAGGTCCCCCGCGAAATGCTCGGTGCGTCCGCGGAAAAAGTGATCGAATCCGACGTCGTATAGCACCGCGGCGGACGCGTACGTCGCGATATGGCCGCCGACGTTGGAGTGCTTGCCGGCGCGCAAAACCATCACCATGGCATTCCAGCGGATGTAGGCGTTCAGGCGCCGCTCGAGAATCAGATCTCCGGGGTACGCGGGTTGCCGCTCGAGCCCGATGGTGTTGACGTAGGCACTCGTTACGCGGCCATGCATATCCCCATGTCGTGCGGTATCGCGATCGACGAGTTGATCGATCAGATAATGCGCGCGCGGCCGTCCTTCCACCGCCACGACCGCTTCCATCGCTTCCAGCCATTCCTGTGTTTCCTGTGGGTCGAGATCAACGGGTTCGGCGATGGAATTCATTGGCATTTCTCCGGAATAGGTTGCAGGTCGTTCCGCACGCACAGCGTGCTGCAAAAACTGTCGGTATATCGAATCGGCTCCATACGATTGCAATTGCAATCGTATGGAGGGCCATTGTAGCGACGTCATGTAGAATTGCAACTGCAATTACTTCGAGGAGCGGTTTTATATGTCGAGGAACGAACCTGATCTGTGGTTTTCGTTTGTACGCACGCATCGTTTGATGATCCGCGAGATTGAGAGACGGCTCGCCGACGGTGGCTTGCCGGCGTACGCCTGGTACGACCTGTTGTGGGGACTCGAAAGCGGCCCGGACGGCACGCGCAGAATGCACGAACTCGCCGATGTGATGGTTATCGAGCGCTACAACCTTACGAGGTTGGTCGATCGTCTGGAGGAAGAAGGACTGGTGACTCGCGCTCGTTCACAGGAAGACGGTCGAGCGGCCTATGCGTCGATCACCAGTAAGGGACGTGCGCTGCGAAAAAAAATGTGGAAAGTGTATGAATCCACCGTCGCGGAATTGTTCCTTGCGGAGTTCGGCGCGGACGAAAGACGTGTGTTTGCGCAAGCGCTCGACCGCGCCGGCGCATCCGCGCGAGACGCATCGTCGAGTAAATGAAAGCCGGTTATGCACGGCTATTTCAGGTCATAGACTTGCAGCGCGGATTCCAGCGTTTGCGCGGATAAAACGCCATCATCGGCGAGCGCTTTCAAGGCGATCACGGTAATCCATTGTGTGCTGGGAAAATCCCCGCCCGGCGTGTCGCGCCTGGGCGTAGCGCCGAGCGCCACGAATCGCGCGGGCGCGAACGGGGCGATCTGCTCCGCAATGTGCTGTGCGTAGCCCGTCACTGCGATAACCGGGGCCACGCACGGTTCCAGACATCGAGCGATATGTGCCCGTTGCGGTTGTGATTGCGGATGAAGCATATTCCAGCGCGCGGCGGTGCGAGCTTCGCGGGCAAGACGCGTGTAGCTCGGACAACTCCAGACTTCCGCGCTAATGCCCCAGTCCCGTGCGAGTAGATCCGCCGCATCCAGCACTCGCTGTAACGTCCTGCCTGCGCCGCATAAACGGATATCCGGCAGTACTCCATTGTCGCGGTTCGTGCTCGCATCACGCGCGACCCGCAGCCGATACATGCCGCGCATTGCAGCTTCCGCATCTTCATCGCGGATCGGGCCGGTATCGACGAGCGTATCGTCGTGCATCGCAAGATAGTAGAAGCCTGCTTCATGGTCCACATAGAGCGCTTGCAGCGCCGCTCGCAAGATGACCCGAGCTTCATGGGCGGAGGCTGGATCGTAGGGCGTGCAATCAGGGTGTGACGCGAGCCAGAGCGGAAGCGCGGGTTGCACACCTTTGCACCATATTGACCGCCGCGTTTCGGCATCGTTGCAGAGAATCCCTCGTCCCGATGATTCGAACGACAGCATCTGCAGTCTGTTCAGTGTCTCCGAGCCGAACAGATACAGCAGTGGCTTCTCGAACGAGTGACGTTCGCTTTGAAACCATCGAGGCCATGCGCTTTGCAAACCGGATTCCGAACCCGGCCGTTCCCCGATGACTGCGCGGTGCGGATCGTCCCAGCCCCGATTCGCTCTGACGATCGAAATTTTCTGCGAGAGCGATTCGTCGCCGCCAAGTTCATCGGCAATCGCTTCGATTTCGCACAACGGAGACCTATGCCGAGCGTGTCCGGCCTCCGCCACATCGAGCGCTTCGAGACAGGCTCGCGCGGCACCTCGGGTTTCGTTCGAAAATGCGGGAGGGTGGAATCGCACCGAAGTCATATCGATACCTGGAACGGGGTGGATGGCGTGCAGACTTGAGGTTTCGTTCTTGTAATTGTAATTGCAACGATTGTATTTGCAATACAAAAATGACGCGACCTGATTCAGCCTGTAGGTACATGATGCGTCGGCGCCGGCAAACTGTTTTCATGCC is a window of Paraburkholderia sp. D15 DNA encoding:
- a CDS encoding pyruvate dehydrogenase, with the protein product MCEIEAIADELGGDESLSQKISIVRANRGWDDPHRAVIGERPGSESGLQSAWPRWFQSERHSFEKPLLYLFGSETLNRLQMLSFESSGRGILCNDAETRRSIWCKGVQPALPLWLASHPDCTPYDPASAHEARVILRAALQALYVDHEAGFYYLAMHDDTLVDTGPIRDEDAEAAMRGMYRLRVARDASTNRDNGVLPDIRLCGAGRTLQRVLDAADLLARDWGISAEVWSCPSYTRLAREARTAARWNMLHPQSQPQRAHIARCLEPCVAPVIAVTGYAQHIAEQIAPFAPARFVALGATPRRDTPGGDFPSTQWITVIALKALADDGVLSAQTLESALQVYDLK
- the aceE gene encoding pyruvate dehydrogenase (acetyl-transferring), homodimeric type translates to MNSIAEPVDLDPQETQEWLEAMEAVVAVEGRPRAHYLIDQLVDRDTARHGDMHGRVTSAYVNTIGLERQPAYPGDLILERRLNAYIRWNAMVMVLRAGKHSNVGGHIATYASAAVLYDVGFDHFFRGRTEHFAGDLVYIQGHSAPGIYGRAYLEGRVTESQLDNFRREAGRDGLSSYPHPRLMPEFWQFPTVSMGLGPLTAAYQARFMRYLEFRGLKEHQGRKVWAFLGDGEMDQPESLAAISLGGRERLDNLIFVVNCNLQRLDGPVRGNGKVIQELEGTFRAAGWNVIKVIWGSGWDALLRRDHTGLLRRRMMECVDGDYQTFKSQNGAYIREHFFGKYPELLEMVADLSDDDIWKLARGGHDPEKVHVAYAQAMTTGGRPTVILAKTVKGFGMGEAGEGQNINHQLKKMSAEAVRAFRDRFALPVSDAQLDEMPYLKPAPDSDEARYFAQRRATLGGYVPARFADVPPLSIPPLAAFATQLKDSGDRGASTTMAFVRILGTLLKDPNLGKLIVPIVPDESRTFGMEGMFRQIGIHSPVGQLYTPQDAGQLSYYKEATDGQILQEGINESGAFASWIAAGTAYANHGLPTIPFYIFYSMFGLQRIGDLAWAAGDARTRGFLLGATSGRTTLMGEGLQHDDGHSHVLSSVIPNCVSYDPTYSYELAVIIQDGLRRMYAEQQDVYYYITLLNENYPHPALPQDAEAGILKGLYKLPDAAPANTSNNPTHTHVQLMGSGAILREVIAAAELLRQDFSVSSDIWSATSLTELRRDGLAAERWNMLHPEQEPRIPYVQQCLQHHPGPVVVATDYMKIVGDQIRPFIADRRFIALGTDGFGRSDTRESLRTFFEVDRHFIVLAALKALADDGRIARARIGEAIERYGIDTGKLDPATV
- a CDS encoding MarR family transcriptional regulator: MSRNEPDLWFSFVRTHRLMIREIERRLADGGLPAYAWYDLLWGLESGPDGTRRMHELADVMVIERYNLTRLVDRLEEEGLVTRARSQEDGRAAYASITSKGRALRKKMWKVYESTVAELFLAEFGADERRVFAQALDRAGASARDASSSK